From the uncultured Methanobrevibacter sp. genome, one window contains:
- a CDS encoding redox-regulated ATPase YchF has protein sequence MLQIAVCGKPNVGKSSFFNSATASAVEMANYPFTTIDANKAVAHVIKDCPCKELGVTCNPHNSICIDGKRLLPIELIDVAGLVPGAHEGKGLGNKFLDDLMQAKVFINVIDASGSTDLEGNPVDPGSHDPLDDLEFLENEIVMWMYGILSKNWVRLIRKVGAEHLDIAKVLYDQLSGTGIAIEDIIEAKRTVEPDYNKWEEEDLIELTRNILHIAKPMMIIANKADLPTSKENIERIKEKYPNVIATSAESEIALVRAAEAGLISYMSGDDHFDILKPDELNPNQLKALEYIQTNILDVYGSTGVQDALNYGIFELLDRIVVYPVQDENKYTDQKGNVLPDGFLVPKGSTPKELAYIVHTDIGDKFMHAVDARKKMRVASDYELQDGDIISIVTRG, from the coding sequence ATGCTTCAAATTGCAGTTTGTGGAAAACCAAATGTTGGAAAATCATCTTTTTTCAATTCAGCAACAGCATCTGCTGTGGAAATGGCAAATTATCCATTTACAACAATTGATGCAAACAAGGCTGTTGCGCATGTTATTAAAGATTGTCCATGTAAGGAATTGGGTGTTACATGCAATCCTCACAATTCAATTTGTATTGATGGAAAAAGATTACTTCCGATTGAATTGATTGATGTTGCAGGATTGGTTCCTGGAGCACATGAAGGAAAAGGATTAGGTAATAAGTTTTTAGACGATTTAATGCAAGCTAAAGTATTCATTAATGTTATTGATGCTTCCGGTTCAACAGACCTTGAAGGAAATCCGGTTGACCCTGGAAGTCATGATCCTCTTGATGATTTGGAATTTTTGGAAAATGAAATCGTAATGTGGATGTATGGAATATTGTCCAAAAATTGGGTAAGGCTCATAAGAAAAGTAGGTGCTGAACACTTGGATATTGCAAAAGTATTGTATGACCAGCTGTCAGGTACCGGAATAGCTATTGAAGATATTATTGAAGCAAAAAGAACAGTTGAGCCTGATTACAATAAATGGGAAGAAGAAGACCTGATTGAACTTACAAGAAATATCCTGCACATTGCAAAACCGATGATGATTATTGCAAACAAAGCCGACCTGCCTACATCAAAGGAAAACATAGAAAGAATCAAAGAAAAATATCCGAATGTTATTGCAACTTCTGCAGAATCTGAAATTGCTCTTGTAAGGGCTGCTGAAGCTGGTTTAATCAGCTATATGTCTGGTGATGATCATTTTGACATTTTAAAACCTGACGAGTTAAATCCAAATCAACTTAAAGCTCTTGAATATATTCAGACAAACATTTTGGATGTTTATGGAAGTACAGGTGTACAGGATGCTTTAAATTATGGAATTTTTGAACTCTTAGACAGGATTGTCGTATATCCTGTTCAGGATGAGAATAAATATACTGACCAGAAAGGTAATGTCCTGCCTGATGGATTTCTGGTTCCTAAAGGTTCAACACCTAAGGAACTGGCATATATTGTCCACACAGATATCGGAGACAAGTTCATGCATGCAGTTGATGCAAGAAAGAAAATGCGTGTAGCCAGTGATTATGAGCTCCAGGACGGAGACATTATCAGTATAGTGACTAGAGGTTAA
- a CDS encoding DUF6434 domain-containing protein, whose protein sequence is MVKLTKELNPEEFAQYYFLKEELKDFCKSEGLKVSGSKQDLENRIVHYLKTGEELEEPVVKKSSIKATSEITLDSKLGENFKCSEDKRLFFEKEIGSGFKFKVKFQKWLKSNPDKTYRDAVAAYHEIQNSNEKTEIGKQFQYNQYIRDFFQNNDDKSLDDAIKCWKYKKSLKGHNKYEKSDLEILNEKS, encoded by the coding sequence ATGGTAAAATTAACTAAGGAGTTAAATCCCGAAGAATTCGCTCAATACTATTTTTTAAAAGAAGAGCTAAAAGACTTTTGCAAATCCGAAGGATTAAAAGTAAGCGGCAGCAAGCAAGATTTGGAAAACCGTATTGTTCATTATTTAAAAACCGGTGAAGAGTTAGAAGAACCGGTTGTAAAGAAATCTTCAATTAAAGCAACATCTGAAATTACATTGGATTCTAAATTGGGTGAAAATTTTAAGTGCAGTGAAGATAAAAGATTATTTTTTGAAAAAGAAATAGGCTCTGGCTTTAAATTTAAGGTTAAATTTCAAAAATGGCTGAAATCAAATCCTGATAAAACCTATCGTGATGCAGTTGCGGCATATCATGAAATTCAAAATTCAAATGAAAAAACTGAAATAGGCAAACAGTTTCAGTATAATCAATACATTAGGGATTTCTTCCAGAACAATGATGATAAGTCATTGGATGATGCAATTAAATGCTGGAAATACAAAAAATCTCTTAAAGGCCATAACAAATATGAAAAAAGCGATTTGGAGATATTAAATGAAAAAAGTTAA